The genomic segment GGCAAGGTCGACAAGCAGTCCGACGAGGTCGGGTCCGCGTACATCGTTGTCGACACCGGAGTGTGGATCTTCGGCAAGCACGTCCTGCTCCCGGCGGGGACGATCCAGTCCATCGACGGCGCGGACCGGAAGATCTACGTCGCCCTCACCAAGGACGAGATCAAGGACTCTCCGGAGTTCGACAAGGACAAGCACACCGGTGACGCGGGCTATCACCAGCAGGTCGAGGGCTACTACGGCAGCCGC from the Streptomyces sp. RKAG293 genome contains:
- a CDS encoding PRC-barrel domain-containing protein: MTDSMWGHTAASGYQAGTDLTGFKVEATDGSIGKVDKQSDEVGSAYIVVDTGVWIFGKHVLLPAGTIQSIDGADRKIYVALTKDEIKDSPEFDKDKHTGDAGYHQQVEGYYGSRD